One window of Corynebacterium sp. P3-F1 genomic DNA carries:
- a CDS encoding DEAD/DEAH box helicase: MPDRSVQQPTQPPTFAELGVAAEIVGALADNGIERVFSIQELTLPIALTGRDLIGQARTGMGKTLAFGVALLDRVFDDAAIAELDGTPRALVITPTRELAVQVGEDLTLAASHTPIRLSTLYGGRPYDEQISALNDGVDVVVGTPGRLLDLHQRGDLDLSQVAILVLDEADEMLDLGFLPDIQKLWGALNQPLQTMLFSATMPGQILTLARSMMNKPLHIRAEATESSQVHDTTKQVVFCSHRMDKPEVTARILQADDRGKTIIFTRTKRTAAEVAEDLAGRGFSVGSVHGDLGQEAREKSLNAFRSGTVDILVATDVAARGIDVDDVTHVINYQTPDDPMTYVHRIGRTGRAGRTGTAVTLVGFDEGAKWTLISDELSLDMPEPPTWFSTSPELHEALNIPEDARSTVAPARHVHGVSGTRQKHGADTNRPRGRSGGRPRSQRRDSDRNRTETKRRRR; encoded by the coding sequence GTGCCCGATCGTTCTGTACAGCAGCCCACGCAGCCGCCGACATTCGCCGAGCTCGGCGTCGCCGCAGAGATCGTCGGGGCGCTCGCGGACAACGGGATCGAGCGCGTCTTCTCCATCCAGGAGCTCACCCTCCCCATCGCCCTGACCGGCCGTGATTTGATTGGCCAGGCCCGCACCGGAATGGGCAAGACATTGGCCTTCGGAGTCGCATTATTGGACCGCGTCTTCGACGACGCCGCCATCGCCGAACTCGACGGCACCCCCCGCGCACTCGTGATCACACCCACGCGCGAGCTCGCCGTCCAGGTCGGAGAAGACCTCACGCTCGCAGCGTCCCACACCCCCATCCGCTTATCGACGTTATATGGCGGCCGCCCCTACGACGAACAAATCTCCGCCTTGAACGACGGTGTCGATGTCGTGGTGGGAACCCCCGGCCGCCTCCTTGACCTCCACCAGCGCGGGGACTTGGACTTGAGCCAGGTGGCCATTCTCGTCCTCGACGAGGCCGATGAGATGCTCGACTTGGGGTTCCTGCCCGACATCCAGAAGCTCTGGGGCGCATTGAACCAGCCGCTGCAAACAATGCTGTTCTCCGCCACCATGCCGGGGCAGATTCTCACCCTTGCCCGGTCCATGATGAACAAACCGCTGCACATCCGAGCGGAGGCCACCGAATCCTCCCAGGTGCACGACACCACCAAGCAGGTGGTGTTCTGCTCCCACAGGATGGACAAACCCGAGGTCACCGCACGCATTCTGCAGGCGGACGACCGTGGTAAGACCATCATCTTCACCCGCACGAAACGCACGGCCGCAGAGGTTGCCGAGGATCTCGCCGGCCGAGGTTTCTCCGTGGGCTCCGTCCACGGCGACCTAGGCCAGGAGGCCCGCGAGAAATCGCTGAACGCTTTCCGCAGCGGCACAGTGGACATCCTCGTTGCAACTGATGTCGCCGCCCGCGGCATCGACGTCGACGATGTGACCCACGTGATCAACTACCAGACCCCGGACGACCCCATGACGTACGTGCACCGCATTGGGCGCACCGGGCGCGCAGGCCGCACCGGCACCGCCGTCACGCTCGTGGGTTTCGACGAAGGCGCCAAGTGGACTCTCATCAGCGACGAGCTCTCCCTGGATATGCCCGAACCCCCGACCTGGTTCTCTACCTCCCCCGAGCTACACGAGGCCCTCAACATTCCCGAGGATGCCCGCTCCACCGTCGCCCCCGCCCGGCACGTTCACGGGGTTTCCGGTACCCGGCAGAAGCACGGTGCCGATACTAACCGGCCACGCGGCCGGTCCGGTGGCCGCCCCCGGAGCCAGCGTCGCGACAGCGACCGTAACCGAACCGAAACAAAGAGGAGGCGTCGATGA
- a CDS encoding DUF3152 domain-containing protein has product MTYHPDGRMDGEDRPASHRGASASKGSTSSALARFVDTYGWRAYAIPVLAVVTALLIWSIVNTPAGETVGETSRAPQGAMGHNGGQGATVPDMPEGSVAPTGLPPGGPFTEEGKGTFRPVGELGMSVGEGQEKVVRFSTEVEDGVDTSSFGGDDSFAALVDATLADPRGWTNDPKFRFEHVSASDNPDLRIQLTSVGTTREACGNDLGLETSCRLFTEKDGDRVLINESRWVRGAAPYNGDLGMYRQYLINHEVGHSLGYAGHEPCDGDGKLAPIMMQQTLSLNNKELFQLAPEEVYPDNSDTCSANPWPYPRPTV; this is encoded by the coding sequence ATGACCTATCACCCCGACGGCCGCATGGACGGCGAAGATAGACCCGCCAGCCACCGGGGGGCGAGTGCCTCGAAGGGCTCGACTAGTTCCGCACTGGCGCGTTTTGTGGACACATACGGGTGGCGCGCTTACGCCATTCCGGTCCTTGCGGTGGTGACAGCTTTGCTGATCTGGAGCATCGTGAACACCCCGGCGGGGGAGACTGTCGGGGAAACCTCGCGGGCACCCCAAGGGGCGATGGGCCACAACGGCGGGCAGGGCGCGACTGTTCCGGACATGCCCGAAGGTAGCGTGGCCCCCACGGGGCTTCCGCCTGGCGGGCCGTTCACCGAGGAGGGCAAAGGCACGTTCCGGCCCGTAGGTGAGCTGGGGATGTCCGTGGGTGAAGGGCAGGAGAAGGTTGTCCGTTTTTCCACGGAGGTGGAAGACGGGGTGGACACATCCAGCTTTGGTGGCGACGACTCGTTCGCTGCTCTCGTGGATGCCACCCTGGCTGACCCGCGCGGCTGGACCAACGATCCGAAATTCCGCTTCGAACACGTCTCCGCCTCCGACAACCCGGACCTCCGCATCCAGCTGACCTCGGTGGGGACCACCCGCGAGGCGTGCGGCAATGACTTGGGGTTGGAGACATCCTGCCGCTTGTTCACGGAAAAGGATGGCGATCGGGTGCTCATCAACGAGTCCCGTTGGGTTCGCGGTGCCGCCCCGTACAACGGCGATTTGGGCATGTACCGCCAGTACTTGATCAACCACGAGGTCGGGCATTCGCTGGGGTACGCCGGGCACGAGCCCTGCGATGGCGACGGCAAGCTGGCTCCGATCATGATGCAGCAGACGCTCAGCTTGAATAACAAGGAGTTGTTCCAGTTGGCGCCGGAGGAGGTCTACCCAGACAACAGCGACACCTGCAGCGCAAACCCGTGGCCGTACCCCCGTCCGACGGTCTAA
- a CDS encoding sigma-70 family RNA polymerase sigma factor yields MPGQDLEQRFTEEAMPLLDQLYGGALRMTRNPQDAEDLVQETYLKAFKAFDSYKEGTNLKAWLYRIMTNTYINSYRKKQRRPLETSAEDVTDRQLYTTSSHDSTGLQSAEVEALKNLPDTQIAEAMNSLNDDYRMVVYYADVEGLAYKEIAEVMDIPLGTVMSRLHRGRKQLRELLKDVANEQGIGLEDLQEQK; encoded by the coding sequence ATGCCCGGACAAGACCTCGAACAGCGCTTCACCGAGGAGGCGATGCCGCTGCTGGACCAGCTATACGGCGGTGCGCTACGGATGACGCGCAACCCCCAAGACGCCGAAGACCTGGTGCAGGAAACCTACCTGAAGGCCTTCAAAGCGTTCGACAGCTACAAAGAAGGCACCAACCTCAAAGCGTGGCTGTACCGGATCATGACCAACACCTACATCAACTCCTACCGGAAGAAGCAGCGCCGGCCCCTGGAAACCTCCGCCGAAGACGTCACCGACCGGCAGCTCTACACCACCAGCTCTCACGACTCGACCGGACTCCAGTCCGCCGAAGTCGAAGCGCTGAAAAACCTGCCGGACACCCAGATTGCCGAAGCCATGAACTCGCTTAACGACGACTACCGCATGGTCGTCTACTACGCCGACGTCGAAGGTCTCGCCTACAAGGAAATCGCCGAAGTGATGGACATCCCCCTCGGCACCGTCATGTCGCGCCTCCACCGGGGAAGAAAACAACTCCGCGAATTGTTGAAGGATGTGGCGAACGAACAAGGTATTGGTCTAGAAGATCTACAGGAGCAGAAATAA
- a CDS encoding anti-sigma factor yields MGDCNIEPARAHALLCEYFDPDTPHARVTEIREIIETCPESFAWLQSETEIRQIVRRCNCQDQAPEALRRRIVQSISISYTRYE; encoded by the coding sequence ATGGGCGACTGCAATATCGAGCCGGCACGCGCACACGCACTACTCTGCGAATACTTCGACCCCGACACCCCCCACGCGCGCGTGACCGAGATCCGCGAGATCATCGAGACCTGCCCCGAGAGCTTCGCATGGCTACAGTCCGAGACCGAGATCCGCCAGATCGTCCGCCGCTGCAACTGCCAAGACCAAGCCCCCGAGGCGTTGCGACGGCGCATTGTGCAGTCCATTTCCATCTCGTACACGCGCTACGAGTAG
- a CDS encoding DUF3107 domain-containing protein, which translates to MEIKIGLADSHRELSITSTKGQDELFGEITQAIESGASTVTLDDERGMKYVVRAERILYVELGNSTPRAVGFSG; encoded by the coding sequence ATGGAAATCAAGATCGGTCTGGCAGACTCCCACCGCGAACTGTCCATCACTTCCACGAAGGGGCAGGACGAGCTTTTCGGCGAGATCACGCAGGCGATCGAGTCCGGTGCTTCCACCGTCACTCTCGACGACGAGCGCGGCATGAAGTACGTCGTGCGCGCCGAGCGCATTCTTTATGTCGAATTGGGAAACTCCACCCCGCGTGCTGTCGGGTTCTCCGGTTAG
- a CDS encoding WhiB family transcriptional regulator, whose translation MDWRHEAICRDEDPELFFPVGNSGPALTQIAQAKLVCHRCPVTSQCLKWALETGQDAGVWGGLSEEERRALKRRNKQRNRQRISA comes from the coding sequence ATGGATTGGCGCCACGAAGCAATTTGCCGCGATGAAGACCCCGAACTGTTCTTCCCGGTCGGTAACTCCGGCCCCGCCCTCACTCAGATCGCGCAGGCGAAGCTGGTCTGCCACCGCTGCCCGGTGACCTCCCAGTGCTTGAAGTGGGCTCTGGAGACCGGCCAGGATGCCGGCGTGTGGGGCGGCCTGTCCGAGGAGGAGCGCCGCGCGCTCAAGCGCCGCAACAAGCAGCGTAACCGCCAGCGCATCTCCGCATAA